The following are encoded in a window of Candidatus Campbellbacteria bacterium genomic DNA:
- a CDS encoding transposase, protein MTKQSRRKFSAEFEAKVALEAIKNEKTLAELGHQFEVNPVTISKWKNEFLDRMSTVFENGTGKKSQEDSPDLDRLYAQIGQLKVENDFLKKKCQETGDIRQRMEMMRPNHKALSIQKAMRYLFYTRSSLYYQPVPEKPENVKMMQIMDKHLLKHPTEGVVSMVDMLKEMGIPGGA, encoded by the coding sequence ATGACAAAACAATCAAGACGTAAATTCAGTGCGGAATTCGAGGCCAAGGTTGCCTTGGAAGCCATTAAGAACGAGAAGACCCTGGCCGAGCTGGGTCATCAATTTGAGGTTAATCCTGTGACCATCTCCAAATGGAAAAATGAATTTTTGGATAGGATGTCGACAGTTTTTGAAAACGGCACGGGCAAAAAATCGCAGGAGGACTCTCCGGATCTTGACAGGCTTTACGCTCAGATCGGGCAGTTAAAAGTGGAGAATGACTTTTTAAAAAAAAAGTGCCAGGAGACTGGGGATATCAGACAAAGAATGGAAATGATGCGGCCAAATCACAAAGCGCTATCGATACAGAAAGCAATGCGATATCTCTTCTATACCAGGAGTTCCTTATACTATCAGCCAGTTCCGGAAAAACCGGAGAACGTAAAGATGATGCAGATCATGGATAAGCATCTTCTGAAGCATCCTACCGAGGGAGTCGTATCAATGGTTGATATGCTGAAGGAAATGGGAATACCGGGTGGGGCCTAA
- a CDS encoding DDE-type integrase/transposase/recombinase, which yields MSKGFMYLTAIIDVYSRKIVGWGISNNMSKQWVLGVLKDAIAQHGKPEITNTDQGSQYTSFAWTHYLEEQGIQISMDSKGRAIDNIWIERFWKSIKYNYIYFKSL from the coding sequence ATGTCCAAGGGGTTTATGTACCTGACTGCTATTATTGATGTTTACAGCCGCAAAATCGTTGGCTGGGGCATCAGTAACAATATGAGTAAGCAATGGGTGCTGGGTGTCTTAAAAGATGCCATAGCACAGCACGGAAAACCAGAGATCACCAACACTGACCAGGGATCTCAATACACGAGTTTTGCCTGGACACATTACCTGGAAGAACAGGGAATACAAATATCAATGGATAGTAAAGGAAGAGCGATAGATAACATCTGGATCGAAAGGTTCTGGAAAAGCATCAAGTACAATTACATCTACTTTAAATCCTTGTGA
- a CDS encoding helix-turn-helix transcriptional regulator, whose product MEKISYNRIKAVLAEKKVSSKELARKLDRTESTVSRWCTNDVQPSIEVFYQIAKYLEVNIRELFVPTTN is encoded by the coding sequence ATGGAAAAAATTAGCTACAATCGAATTAAGGCTGTCTTGGCAGAGAAAAAAGTATCTTCAAAGGAGCTTGCAAGGAAACTTGATAGGACGGAATCTACCGTTTCAAGGTGGTGTACGAATGATGTGCAGCCTTCAATCGAAGTGTTCTATCAGATTGCCAAGTATTTGGAGGTAAACATTCGTGAACTATTTGTTCCAACAACGAATTAG
- a CDS encoding ATP-binding protein, with product MRGLENSYDADAKEVILTFIDTDKIGGTLNIKDDGDGMTKDELIDGFMRISSTSKIHNPYSRKYNRKRAGQKGIGRFAVQRLGTNLTIITQVENANYALKLTINWSDYQRDKDLTSITNKLEETEKIREKGTTLIIGGLKDKWSTSAIQRIYRYVNDIIQPFPISEKSADKENKRKEETEDPGFKTKFIMIVNNETKTVADDRIMVYDHALATIEGFVDEGGNGEFEVRSSKLDINTGGKVGSNPDDSSIPFQKIKDTWFRAYYFYLPKTLYLLCMFQVFRKLLEHKAESGCIEMVLGCCHMEKLAIGSHSR from the coding sequence TTGCGGGGGCTTGAAAATTCCTATGACGCAGATGCTAAAGAGGTCATTTTAACTTTTATCGACACTGATAAGATTGGCGGGACTTTAAATATCAAAGATGATGGAGATGGAATGACAAAAGATGAGCTAATTGATGGTTTTATGAGAATTTCTTCTACAAGTAAAATACATAACCCCTATTCACGAAAATATAATAGGAAAAGAGCTGGTCAAAAAGGAATTGGAAGATTCGCAGTTCAACGCCTAGGAACCAATTTAACTATAATTACGCAAGTTGAAAACGCGAATTATGCTTTAAAGCTTACCATCAATTGGAGTGATTATCAAAGAGATAAAGATTTAACTTCTATCACAAACAAACTTGAGGAAACGGAAAAAATAAGAGAAAAGGGAACGACGCTGATAATAGGCGGATTAAAAGATAAATGGTCAACTTCAGCGATACAAAGAATCTACCGGTATGTTAATGACATTATCCAACCTTTTCCAATTTCGGAGAAAAGTGCAGACAAGGAAAATAAAAGGAAGGAGGAAACAGAAGACCCAGGATTCAAGACAAAGTTTATAATGATTGTCAATAATGAGACCAAAACGGTTGCTGATGACAGAATTATGGTTTATGACCACGCGTTGGCAACAATTGAAGGTTTTGTTGATGAAGGAGGAAACGGTGAATTCGAGGTAAGGAGTTCTAAATTGGATATTAATACTGGTGGGAAAGTTGGCAGTAATCCTGATGACAGTTCAATTCCATTTCAGAAAATAAAAGATACTTGGTTCCGTGCATATTATTTCTATTTACCAAAGACGTTATACCTTCTATGCATGTTTCAAGTATTCAGAAAATTGCTAGAACACAAGGCGGAATCAGGTTGTATCGAAATGGTTTTAGGGTGTTGCCATATGGAGAAGCTGGCAATCGGCTCACACTCTAGATAA
- a CDS encoding ATP-binding protein has protein sequence MLFNFYTNSKKAIKRVGEKGKILIECGAEDEMLFLEFSDTGDGISKENEELIFDEFYTTTSAIDLESLNQSNEILGTGLGLKIVKDIIKSYRGNVYVASPKAEYTTCIRVEIPKANDKELERYGL, from the coding sequence ATCCTTTTCAATTTTTATACAAATTCTAAGAAGGCAATAAAAAGAGTTGGAGAAAAGGGGAAAATCCTAATTGAATGTGGAGCCGAGGACGAAATGCTTTTTTTAGAATTCTCTGATACAGGAGATGGTATTTCAAAAGAAAATGAAGAATTGATATTCGATGAATTTTATACAACTACATCAGCTATAGATTTAGAAAGTCTAAATCAAAGTAATGAGATTTTAGGTACAGGGTTGGGCTTGAAAATAGTTAAAGACATTATTAAAAGCTACAGGGGAAATGTGTATGTAGCATCTCCAAAAGCTGAATATACAACATGTATTCGTGTGGAAATTCCGAAAGCAAACGATAAAGAATTAGAAAGATATGGCTTATAA
- a CDS encoding N-6 DNA methylase — protein MIEFLEFVISPEEKVVTGAVYTPKHIREYIVEQCYADVTDFKNLKICDPACGCSGFLCTAAKLIKKNTDLTYREIFERNIFGLDIQEFSITRSKLLLSLFAITEGEAADFSFNLHQGNALIFNWSDVVRNYEGFDIILGNPPYVCSRNIDKESRQFLLNWKVSNSGHPDLYIPFFQLGVENLKPNGTLGYITMNTFFKSVNGRAVRQYFYEEALALRILDFGSTQVFQSKSTYTCICIIKKQKS, from the coding sequence TTGATAGAGTTCCTTGAGTTCGTTATTTCACCTGAAGAAAAAGTAGTCACTGGCGCTGTATACACGCCTAAACATATCAGGGAATATATTGTAGAACAATGCTATGCAGATGTAACTGATTTTAAGAATTTAAAAATATGCGACCCGGCATGTGGTTGTTCAGGTTTTCTTTGCACTGCAGCAAAGTTAATCAAGAAAAACACTGATTTAACATATCGAGAAATCTTCGAGAGAAACATTTTTGGATTAGACATTCAGGAATTTTCTATAACTAGGTCTAAACTTTTATTGTCTCTATTCGCGATAACTGAAGGAGAAGCAGCGGATTTTTCTTTCAACCTACATCAAGGAAATGCATTGATTTTTAATTGGTCAGATGTTGTTCGTAATTACGAAGGATTTGATATTATACTTGGTAATCCTCCCTATGTTTGTTCCAGAAATATTGATAAAGAATCCAGACAATTTCTCTTAAATTGGAAAGTGAGCAATTCTGGACACCCAGACTTATATATACCCTTCTTTCAATTAGGAGTTGAAAACCTTAAACCCAACGGAACACTTGGCTATATTACCATGAATACTTTTTTTAAAAGTGTAAATGGCAGAGCAGTGCGACAATACTTTTATGAAGAAGCTTTAGCACTAAGAATTTTGGACTTTGGTAGTACTCAGGTTTTTCAAAGTAAATCTACATATACTTGTATTTGTATTATTAAAAAGCAAAAATCTTAA
- a CDS encoding LOG family protein: MSHKNGWNLHQDGYFFSRKVMLAFSAEAYIYFPGGFGTLDEFFEIVTLVQTQKIPRVPIILVGEEFWGALDDFIHNMLVNKYQTIGPGDEELYTMTEDIDEISKIVKNAPKRKE; encoded by the coding sequence TTGAGTCATAAGAATGGTTGGAATTTACATCAGGATGGATACTTCTTTTCACGAAAAGTAATGCTTGCTTTCTCAGCGGAAGCCTATATTTACTTTCCTGGAGGATTCGGAACTCTGGATGAATTTTTTGAAATTGTAACTTTGGTTCAAACGCAGAAGATCCCGCGAGTGCCAATAATTCTTGTCGGTGAAGAATTCTGGGGAGCTTTGGACGATTTTATTCACAATATGTTGGTGAACAAATATCAAACTATCGGCCCGGGAGACGAAGAGCTGTACACAATGACAGAAGATATAGATGAAATTTCTAAAATAGTCAAAAACGCGCCTAAGCGTAAGGAATAA
- the nth gene encoding endonuclease III, which yields MNKNSEDLKRRKEISRIVIAELSRLYPEKLETPLNYSKNHELLFAVILSAQTTDKKVNQVTEKLFKKYNTLNKFAEVSEEDLRKDILEIGFSRAKAKYIRDSARIIKSKFKARIPKSMEELTSLPGVGRKTANVVRGHLFGEVDGIAVDTHVLRLARKFGLVNTNDPEIVEKELMDLWPKNEWFDISYKLKAYGREISPARGKSTDPISAILAKKGLI from the coding sequence ATGAATAAAAATAGCGAAGACCTGAAAAGGCGGAAGGAAATATCGCGTATAGTGATCGCTGAGTTAAGTCGCTTGTATCCAGAAAAACTAGAAACGCCCTTAAATTACTCTAAAAACCACGAACTTCTTTTTGCGGTAATTTTATCGGCTCAAACTACGGACAAAAAAGTAAATCAGGTTACGGAAAAATTATTTAAAAAATACAACACATTAAACAAGTTCGCTGAGGTCTCCGAAGAGGATCTGCGAAAGGATATTTTAGAAATCGGGTTTAGCCGAGCTAAAGCAAAGTACATTCGTGACTCGGCTCGTATTATCAAGAGTAAATTTAAAGCAAGAATTCCAAAGAGTATGGAAGAACTTACCTCCCTACCCGGAGTCGGCAGAAAGACCGCCAACGTTGTTCGCGGGCATCTTTTTGGTGAGGTTGATGGAATTGCAGTGGATACACACGTTCTGCGCTTGGCGAGAAAATTTGGTCTGGTCAATACCAATGACCCCGAGATCGTCGAGAAAGAGTTGATGGATCTTTGGCCCAAAAATGAATGGTTTGACATTTCTTATAAACTTAAAGCGTACGGACGTGAAATTAGTCCGGCTCGCGGTAAGTCCACCGATCCTATTTCCGCGATTTTGGCTAAGAAGGGATTAATATAA
- a CDS encoding YibE/F family protein — protein sequence MRKIFLLPLLIITFFLITVSSISAQELQQETEEVYRARIIKIINEETIEVEGTDVENISQEIVVKILNKDKEGDRVQFTNDYIKLDQGDVIFVNYLQTNDGQEIYSVAEPDRRGVLSIFAVIFVATFLLFAGWRGLRPLLSLVGVFVVIFTLLVPMLLSGAPPVLTSVLFSIVIMAIVMFVTHGFSPSTVAAYLGTTTTLIIASVLAQIAVTTANLSGFGTDAAIYLNINTDGALNLSGILLGSIIIGAIGVLDDIAITQTALTGELKLANPSLSRSELFTSAMRVGREHISALVNTLALAYAGASLPLLLLFSLSDLSPLLLINREIFAVEVVRTLVGSIGLIIAVPLTTWFAILLINKEDKTLEGHSHHH from the coding sequence ATGCGAAAAATTTTTCTGCTACCACTCTTGATCATCACCTTCTTTTTAATAACAGTTTCCAGTATATCCGCGCAAGAACTTCAGCAAGAAACTGAAGAAGTATACAGAGCACGTATTATAAAGATCATAAACGAAGAAACCATAGAAGTAGAAGGCACAGACGTTGAAAATATATCTCAAGAAATAGTCGTAAAGATCCTCAATAAAGACAAAGAAGGCGACAGAGTGCAATTCACCAATGATTACATAAAGTTAGATCAGGGAGATGTAATTTTTGTAAACTATTTGCAAACTAACGACGGACAAGAAATATATTCTGTAGCCGAGCCTGATAGGCGAGGTGTTTTATCTATCTTTGCAGTAATTTTTGTTGCAACCTTTCTTTTGTTCGCGGGATGGCGAGGTCTACGTCCTCTTCTGTCATTAGTTGGAGTTTTTGTTGTAATATTTACGCTTCTAGTACCAATGCTTCTCTCGGGGGCTCCTCCGGTTTTAACCAGCGTTCTTTTTTCCATAGTGATCATGGCAATAGTAATGTTTGTTACTCACGGATTCAGTCCTTCAACCGTAGCAGCCTATTTGGGGACAACCACCACGTTGATAATAGCGTCAGTATTAGCTCAAATTGCCGTAACAACAGCCAACCTTTCTGGTTTTGGCACGGACGCGGCAATATACCTCAACATAAATACGGATGGCGCTCTTAATTTATCGGGGATCTTATTGGGATCAATAATAATCGGCGCCATTGGTGTTCTAGATGATATAGCCATTACTCAGACCGCGCTCACAGGGGAGTTGAAACTCGCCAATCCTTCACTATCTAGGAGTGAGTTATTCACAAGCGCTATGCGGGTCGGAAGAGAACACATAAGCGCGTTGGTTAATACTTTGGCTTTGGCTTACGCAGGTGCGTCACTGCCTTTATTGTTATTATTTTCACTTTCGGATCTTTCGCCATTACTGCTGATCAATCGTGAAATTTTTGCCGTAGAAGTCGTTAGAACTCTTGTCGGATCTATCGGACTTATCATAGCCGTTCCTTTAACAACCTGGTTTGCCATACTTTTGATAAACAAAGAAGACAAAACACTCGAAGGGCACTCCCATCACCATTAG
- a CDS encoding MarR family transcriptional regulator yields MSSKNIKQHNSYDISLLQSKAYRMVKTKINEALEKSDISATDWAILGALESADEPLLFGELAESAGVTAPRITIVVNNLKNKGWVSIKMDSSDSRRKRVALSKKGKNFIKSTEKKVQSVIQDFFSDIPAKQTEYYFKVLEKISEKHI; encoded by the coding sequence ATGAGTTCAAAAAACATAAAACAACACAATTCATACGACATAAGTCTTCTTCAGTCTAAGGCATACAGGATGGTAAAGACCAAAATAAATGAGGCATTGGAAAAATCAGATATCTCGGCCACCGACTGGGCTATTTTAGGAGCGCTTGAAAGCGCCGATGAGCCTCTATTGTTCGGAGAATTAGCTGAAAGCGCCGGCGTAACCGCACCCAGAATAACCATTGTCGTCAACAATCTCAAAAACAAAGGCTGGGTGTCAATAAAAATGGACTCAAGCGACAGCCGACGTAAACGAGTTGCTTTATCCAAAAAAGGAAAAAATTTCATAAAAAGCACAGAGAAAAAAGTTCAAAGTGTAATTCAGGATTTCTTTAGTGACATTCCGGCCAAGCAAACAGAGTACTACTTTAAAGTTTTGGAGAAAATTTCCGAGAAGCATATATAG
- a CDS encoding lysyl oxidase family protein, translating to METERRERFVLFTILGAIALALVFFSTDVTRSVSTTSTTDESQTNTEVKNIEIVETEKEKAPPEKTKETPEKLPDIVALNPSELALEKREGEALLVFSSSYWNQGPGVLELVGIEKIDSKEDNEEVWQVDQRIYRKDGGYSDKKVGAFKWHASHEHFHYDSFALYTITSLDDPDITLEKEKAGFCARDRDTHNLMLEEAPDNSTYFYCEEELQGVSVGWGDTYDYTIPGQEINVDDLPSGRYIIRVEYNPDNELSEVSYENNISTKEFILDKENGYISVVNSE from the coding sequence ATGGAAACTGAAAGAAGGGAGAGGTTTGTATTGTTTACTATATTAGGTGCAATTGCGCTCGCTCTAGTATTTTTCTCAACCGATGTTACGCGATCAGTTAGTACAACTAGTACAACCGACGAGAGTCAAACGAACACAGAAGTTAAAAACATAGAAATAGTAGAGACCGAAAAGGAAAAAGCACCGCCAGAAAAAACAAAAGAAACTCCGGAAAAACTACCGGACATAGTGGCCTTGAATCCTTCCGAGTTAGCACTAGAAAAAAGAGAAGGAGAGGCTTTACTGGTTTTTAGCTCTTCTTATTGGAACCAAGGTCCGGGCGTGCTTGAGCTCGTTGGAATAGAAAAGATAGATTCAAAGGAAGACAACGAAGAGGTTTGGCAGGTAGACCAGCGAATCTACCGCAAGGACGGCGGATATTCTGATAAAAAAGTGGGTGCCTTTAAGTGGCATGCTTCACACGAACATTTTCACTATGACTCATTTGCTTTATACACAATAACATCTCTTGATGATCCCGATATTACTTTAGAAAAAGAAAAAGCGGGATTCTGTGCCCGCGATAGAGATACGCATAACCTTATGCTTGAGGAGGCACCGGACAATTCAACTTATTTTTATTGCGAAGAGGAACTGCAGGGGGTATCTGTAGGGTGGGGAGATACATATGACTACACCATTCCCGGCCAAGAGATAAACGTGGACGATCTTCCAAGCGGCAGATACATAATCCGAGTTGAATATAATCCGGACAATGAATTAAGCGAAGTGAGCTATGAAAACAACATCTCAACAAAAGAATTCATTCTGGATAAAGAAAACGGATACATCTCAGTGGTAAATTCTGAGTAA
- a CDS encoding cold shock domain-containing protein has protein sequence MQEGTIAGLTDKGFGFISREGEDKDLFFHSNELQNVEFDELREGDKLTFEVAEGPKGFNAVNVNKA, from the coding sequence ATGCAAGAAGGAACTATCGCAGGACTGACTGACAAAGGCTTCGGCTTTATCAGTCGCGAAGGAGAAGACAAAGATCTTTTCTTTCATTCCAACGAGCTCCAGAACGTAGAGTTCGACGAGCTTCGCGAAGGTGACAAGCTAACGTTTGAAGTAGCCGAGGGTCCGAAAGGATTCAACGCGGTCAACGTTAACAAAGCCTAA
- a CDS encoding DNA-3-methyladenine glycosylase: MSVKKKDTEKYKEFFIESDSTMKRLALKNGMPLWRVDDNYFRSLVESIIGQQVSVKAAQTINERFLALFGGEHFPTPEKVNSITEKEMYKAGVSPQKASYIKGLAEAFTENTIEFEKFEEMNDEEIIRTLTRVRGIGRWTVEMFLIFSLGREDVFSFADKGLLQAMQENYGKKKQIKTDDLERIVKKWKPYRSIASLLLWESVD, from the coding sequence ATGTCTGTAAAGAAGAAAGATACAGAAAAATACAAAGAGTTTTTTATCGAGTCCGACTCTACGATGAAGCGGCTCGCCCTAAAGAACGGTATGCCTCTTTGGCGGGTTGATGATAATTATTTTCGCTCGCTTGTTGAGTCAATTATTGGCCAGCAAGTATCGGTTAAGGCCGCCCAAACTATCAACGAAAGATTTCTTGCTTTATTTGGAGGAGAGCACTTTCCTACCCCAGAAAAGGTTAATTCAATAACTGAGAAAGAAATGTACAAAGCGGGAGTTTCTCCGCAAAAAGCTTCATATATAAAAGGGCTCGCGGAAGCTTTTACTGAAAACACGATCGAGTTTGAAAAATTTGAGGAAATGAATGACGAAGAGATCATTAGAACGCTGACGCGAGTTAGAGGGATAGGTCGCTGGACTGTGGAAATGTTTTTGATATTTTCACTTGGAAGAGAGGATGTTTTCTCTTTTGCCGATAAAGGTCTTTTACAAGCTATGCAAGAGAATTATGGTAAAAAGAAACAGATCAAGACAGACGACTTGGAAAGAATTGTTAAAAAATGGAAACCGTATCGTAGCATAGCTTCTCTCTTACTTTGGGAGAGCGTAGATTAG
- a CDS encoding helix-turn-helix domain-containing protein, translating into MRTKEAQENICVDCLRLLGDFWTLRIIDALKKEQKRYCEIQRATDNLNPVTLTDRLQKLEKARIIERIEDSEGKISVAYRLTDLGKETLPVLKEINKFSEKIT; encoded by the coding sequence ATGAGAACAAAAGAAGCACAAGAGAATATCTGTGTTGACTGCCTAAGACTACTAGGAGATTTTTGGACGTTGAGAATAATTGACGCGCTTAAAAAGGAGCAAAAACGTTATTGTGAGATCCAACGAGCAACTGATAATCTCAACCCCGTAACTTTGACAGACAGACTGCAAAAACTAGAAAAAGCCAGGATCATTGAACGTATTGAAGACTCTGAGGGTAAGATCTCGGTGGCATATCGCTTGACCGATCTCGGTAAAGAAACTCTTCCGGTATTAAAAGAGATAAACAAATTTTCCGAAAAAATAACCTGA
- a CDS encoding NAD(P)H-dependent oxidoreductase, giving the protein MINIKIIAGSSRPGRFNIQPANWIFELANNRESVNAELLDLKEIDLPFLDEEKSPMSGEYSKEHTLEWSEKIKEADGFVFVTPEYNHSFSPVLKNAIDFLYNEWNYKPASFISYGSLAGGARAVEHLRGVAGEIKMYDLRDQILIPNYWNGLNESGEYQFNENQEQEAEALLDNLVFWADKMKDIRAELN; this is encoded by the coding sequence ATGATAAACATAAAGATCATAGCTGGCTCTAGCCGCCCGGGCCGCTTTAATATCCAACCAGCAAACTGGATCTTCGAATTAGCCAATAATAGAGAAAGCGTGAACGCTGAGTTACTTGATCTAAAAGAGATTGATCTGCCTTTTTTAGATGAAGAAAAATCTCCTATGTCCGGAGAGTACTCTAAAGAGCATACATTAGAGTGGTCGGAGAAAATAAAAGAAGCGGACGGATTTGTTTTCGTTACTCCTGAGTACAATCACTCCTTTTCTCCAGTGTTGAAAAACGCGATCGATTTCTTGTACAACGAATGGAATTACAAACCGGCGAGCTTCATAAGCTACGGATCTCTTGCCGGAGGAGCTCGAGCGGTAGAGCACTTGCGAGGAGTAGCCGGAGAAATAAAGATGTACGACCTGAGAGATCAAATATTGATCCCAAACTACTGGAACGGACTAAATGAAAGTGGAGAATACCAGTTTAACGAAAACCAAGAACAAGAAGCGGAAGCGCTATTAGACAACCTGGTGTTCTGGGCCGATAAAATGAAAGACATTAGAGCAGAATTGAACTAA
- a CDS encoding FaeA/PapI family transcriptional regulator — protein MQIILTVIVSLWLGFTVAWWLRKKEILELKLDLDRSKREMDEQINEGSSFEGFNEKIALVKENRKEKIVEHLRKSRETVQTNNVADLLDVSRASAYRYLEELENEGKIEQVGKAGRSVLYKLTR, from the coding sequence ATGCAAATAATATTAACCGTTATAGTTTCATTGTGGCTTGGTTTTACTGTAGCTTGGTGGTTACGAAAGAAGGAAATTTTAGAATTAAAACTCGATCTGGACAGATCAAAAAGGGAAATGGACGAGCAGATCAATGAAGGATCATCTTTCGAGGGATTCAACGAAAAGATAGCTTTAGTCAAAGAAAACCGCAAAGAAAAGATAGTCGAACATCTCAGAAAGAGTAGAGAAACAGTCCAGACTAATAATGTGGCAGACCTTTTGGATGTATCGCGAGCTAGCGCCTACAGATATCTCGAAGAATTGGAAAATGAAGGAAAAATTGAGCAAGTAGGAAAAGCCGGACGAAGCGTACTGTATAAGCTTACTCGCTAA